One part of the Magallana gigas chromosome 5, xbMagGiga1.1, whole genome shotgun sequence genome encodes these proteins:
- the LOC105337371 gene encoding double-strand-break repair protein rad21 homolog isoform X1, producing the protein MFYAHFVLSKKGPLARIWLAAHWDKKLTKAHVFETNIDSSVEAIMQPKVKLALRTSGHLLLGVVRIYSRKAKYLLADCNEAFVKIKMAFRPGVVDLPEENREAAVAAITLQENFHDFDTTLADLNDLDMHAQFSVNQSRPEDITMREDLSSIAFVGDDGFGDVGFDDREILRDASGIDDSLYTNRSSIRPVEPDEKTLNEHTSEKPMDVDLHPAVDADDFGGAVDGGFIDDDHEHDDDDDDDGGFGGGVDQEFFGNDFMNGGGLFEDAPLPVGEVSMPAPVEEQKPEEPKDASSNVTTNTTSATEPTMIHHAPGTSGEQTTLINNEEEAFALPPLDATVFPGAEKKKRKRKLIVDEQKGFPSETMKLQLSDTSDIITTLDLAPPTKKLMHWKETGGVEKLFALPGRPIISKTASKLFSRNLITRQVKEEEESDQDKLDLEATEILREEQERSAAPIQEVSTIIEEPSVLDESATTTRTKRRERQSLKSPKPVPTPSREPDLSLNNTTNPFSNTFTEAPIDLPGGPPSLLNPHLDPYETEPPSIAPFSVPPPSVPPQSVAPPSVLPHDAPSFNVEAEVDTEAMPENEEQEEKRWTKRTQLMQHSLDVAFRYKNTLSFKEMSRNLNRKQACSKFYTLLVLKKFQAIQVQQPEEFGDIYIDKGPRFGMIC; encoded by the exons ATGTTTTATGCTCACTTTGTGCTGAGCAAAAAGGGCCCATTGGCCCGGATTTGGCTGGCAGCTCATTGGGATAAAAAGCTAACGAAGGCTCATGTATTTGAAACAAATATTGACAGCAGTGTGGAAGCAATTATGCAACCAAAg GTCAAGCTTGCATTGCGTACATCTGGTCATTTGTTACTGGGAGTTGTCAGAATTTATTCTCGGAAGGCCAAGTACTTGTTAGCAGACTGTAATGAAGCTTTTGTCAAGATCAAGATGGCCTTCCGTCCGGGTGTGGTGGACCTGCCGGAGGAGAACCGCGAGGCTGCCGTGGCCGCCATCACCCTGCAGGAGAACTTCCACGACTTTGACACCACCTTAGCTGATCTCAA TGACCTTGACATGCACGCCCAGTTTTCTGTCAACCAGAGTCGTCCCGAGGACATCACGATGAGGGAGGATTTGTCCAGTATAGCTTTTGTTGGCGATGATGGGTTTG GTGATGTAGGGTTTGATGACAGAGAAATCCTGCGAGATGCGTCAGGCATTGATGACTCCCTGTACACCAATCGCAGCAGTATTCGACCAGTGGAGCCTGATGAAAAGACACTGAACGAGCACACGTCAGAGAAACCGATGGACGTGGACTTACATCCAGCCGTTGATGCTGATGATTTTGGCGGGGCCGTGGATGGGGGATTTATAG ATGATGACCATGaacatgatgatgatgacgatgatgacgGTGGGTTTGGAGGAGGGGTGGATCAAGAATTTTTTG GGAATGACTTTATGAATGGAGGTGGCTTGTTTGAGGATGCTCCTTTACCAGTCGGGGAAGTCTCCATGCCAGCACCTGTGGAAGAACAAAAGCCAGAAG AACCAAAAGATGCTTCAAGCAACGTAACAACAAACACCACATCAGCCACAGAGCCCACCATGATTCACCATGCACCGGGAACATCAGGGGAACAAACCACCCTCATCAATAACGAAGAAGAGGCCTTTGCCTTACCTCCCTTAGATGCCACAGTCTTCCCAGGAGCAGAGAAAAAGAAGAGGAAGCGAAAGTTGATTGTAGATGAACAGAAAGGATTCCCTAGTGAGACCATGAAGCTTCAGCTGTCGGATACCTCAGACATCATTACCACACTAGATCTAGCGCCTCCCACTAAGAAACTGATGCACTGGAAGGAAACTGGTGGCGTGGAAAAATTGTTTGCTCTTCCTGGCAGACCAATTATTTCCAAAACTGCTTCTAAG CTTTTCTCCCGGAATCTGATCACGCGACAAGTAAAGGAGGAGGAGGAGTCCGACCAGGACAAGCTGGATCTGGAGGCCACGGAGATTCTCCGTGAGGAACAAG AGAGATCTGCAGCACCGATTCAGGAAGTTAGCACTATCATAGAAGAACCATCGGTCCTAGATGAATCTGCCACAACCACACGAACAAAACGAAGGGAGCGACAGTCCCTGAAGTCCCCCAAACCAGTTCCTACCCCATCCCGAGAACCCGACCTCTCTCTGAACAACACCACGAACCCCTTCTCAAACACATTTACAGAGGCTCCCATAGACCTACCAGGGGGGCCGCCGTCCCTGCTGAACCCACATCTAGATCCGTATGAGACGGAGCCACCCTCAATAGCCCCATTCTCTGTGCCCCCTCCCAGTGTCCCCCCACAGTCAGTGGCCCCGCCATCAGTACTTCCACACGATGCACCG TCATTCAATGTGGAGGCTGAGGTAGATACAGAGGCGATGCCGGAGAATGAGGAACAGGAGGAGAAGCGATGGACGAAGCGGACCCAGCTGATGCAGCACTCACTGGACGTGGCCTTCAGATACAAGAACACTCTCAGCTTCAAGGAAATGTCCAGAAACTTGAACCGAAAACAAGCGTGCTCAAAATTCTATACACTCTTAGTTCTCAAAAAGTTCCAGGCTATCCAAGTGCAACAGCCGGAGGAGTTTGGGGACATTTACATAGACAAAGGGCCCAGGTTTGGAATGATCTGCTGA
- the LOC105337371 gene encoding double-strand-break repair protein rad21 homolog isoform X2, with translation MFYAHFVLSKKGPLARIWLAAHWDKKLTKAHVFETNIDSSVEAIMQPKVKLALRTSGHLLLGVVRIYSRKAKYLLADCNEAFVKIKMAFRPGVVDLPEENREAAVAAITLQENFHDFDTTLADLNDLDMHAQFSVNQSRPEDITMREDLSSIAFVGDDGFGDVGFDDREILRDASGIDDSLYTNRSSIRPVEPDEKTLNEHTSEKPMDVDLHPAVDADDFGGAVDGGFIGNDFMNGGGLFEDAPLPVGEVSMPAPVEEQKPEEPKDASSNVTTNTTSATEPTMIHHAPGTSGEQTTLINNEEEAFALPPLDATVFPGAEKKKRKRKLIVDEQKGFPSETMKLQLSDTSDIITTLDLAPPTKKLMHWKETGGVEKLFALPGRPIISKTASKLFSRNLITRQVKEEEESDQDKLDLEATEILREEQERSAAPIQEVSTIIEEPSVLDESATTTRTKRRERQSLKSPKPVPTPSREPDLSLNNTTNPFSNTFTEAPIDLPGGPPSLLNPHLDPYETEPPSIAPFSVPPPSVPPQSVAPPSVLPHDAPSFNVEAEVDTEAMPENEEQEEKRWTKRTQLMQHSLDVAFRYKNTLSFKEMSRNLNRKQACSKFYTLLVLKKFQAIQVQQPEEFGDIYIDKGPRFGMIC, from the exons ATGTTTTATGCTCACTTTGTGCTGAGCAAAAAGGGCCCATTGGCCCGGATTTGGCTGGCAGCTCATTGGGATAAAAAGCTAACGAAGGCTCATGTATTTGAAACAAATATTGACAGCAGTGTGGAAGCAATTATGCAACCAAAg GTCAAGCTTGCATTGCGTACATCTGGTCATTTGTTACTGGGAGTTGTCAGAATTTATTCTCGGAAGGCCAAGTACTTGTTAGCAGACTGTAATGAAGCTTTTGTCAAGATCAAGATGGCCTTCCGTCCGGGTGTGGTGGACCTGCCGGAGGAGAACCGCGAGGCTGCCGTGGCCGCCATCACCCTGCAGGAGAACTTCCACGACTTTGACACCACCTTAGCTGATCTCAA TGACCTTGACATGCACGCCCAGTTTTCTGTCAACCAGAGTCGTCCCGAGGACATCACGATGAGGGAGGATTTGTCCAGTATAGCTTTTGTTGGCGATGATGGGTTTG GTGATGTAGGGTTTGATGACAGAGAAATCCTGCGAGATGCGTCAGGCATTGATGACTCCCTGTACACCAATCGCAGCAGTATTCGACCAGTGGAGCCTGATGAAAAGACACTGAACGAGCACACGTCAGAGAAACCGATGGACGTGGACTTACATCCAGCCGTTGATGCTGATGATTTTGGCGGGGCCGTGGATGGGGGATTTATAG GGAATGACTTTATGAATGGAGGTGGCTTGTTTGAGGATGCTCCTTTACCAGTCGGGGAAGTCTCCATGCCAGCACCTGTGGAAGAACAAAAGCCAGAAG AACCAAAAGATGCTTCAAGCAACGTAACAACAAACACCACATCAGCCACAGAGCCCACCATGATTCACCATGCACCGGGAACATCAGGGGAACAAACCACCCTCATCAATAACGAAGAAGAGGCCTTTGCCTTACCTCCCTTAGATGCCACAGTCTTCCCAGGAGCAGAGAAAAAGAAGAGGAAGCGAAAGTTGATTGTAGATGAACAGAAAGGATTCCCTAGTGAGACCATGAAGCTTCAGCTGTCGGATACCTCAGACATCATTACCACACTAGATCTAGCGCCTCCCACTAAGAAACTGATGCACTGGAAGGAAACTGGTGGCGTGGAAAAATTGTTTGCTCTTCCTGGCAGACCAATTATTTCCAAAACTGCTTCTAAG CTTTTCTCCCGGAATCTGATCACGCGACAAGTAAAGGAGGAGGAGGAGTCCGACCAGGACAAGCTGGATCTGGAGGCCACGGAGATTCTCCGTGAGGAACAAG AGAGATCTGCAGCACCGATTCAGGAAGTTAGCACTATCATAGAAGAACCATCGGTCCTAGATGAATCTGCCACAACCACACGAACAAAACGAAGGGAGCGACAGTCCCTGAAGTCCCCCAAACCAGTTCCTACCCCATCCCGAGAACCCGACCTCTCTCTGAACAACACCACGAACCCCTTCTCAAACACATTTACAGAGGCTCCCATAGACCTACCAGGGGGGCCGCCGTCCCTGCTGAACCCACATCTAGATCCGTATGAGACGGAGCCACCCTCAATAGCCCCATTCTCTGTGCCCCCTCCCAGTGTCCCCCCACAGTCAGTGGCCCCGCCATCAGTACTTCCACACGATGCACCG TCATTCAATGTGGAGGCTGAGGTAGATACAGAGGCGATGCCGGAGAATGAGGAACAGGAGGAGAAGCGATGGACGAAGCGGACCCAGCTGATGCAGCACTCACTGGACGTGGCCTTCAGATACAAGAACACTCTCAGCTTCAAGGAAATGTCCAGAAACTTGAACCGAAAACAAGCGTGCTCAAAATTCTATACACTCTTAGTTCTCAAAAAGTTCCAGGCTATCCAAGTGCAACAGCCGGAGGAGTTTGGGGACATTTACATAGACAAAGGGCCCAGGTTTGGAATGATCTGCTGA